CTTTTGCAATAATTTGGGAGGTTTCTTCAACACTAAGGGTCATGCAGTTCAGTTTCAGGTCGTAGAGAGAATAATCGTCTTTTTTCCCCTGGAAGAATTCCCTGAATTCCTGTCTTTTTTTGTCAATTTCAAGGGCATATTTTCTTGCTTCCTCCATGTTGAGGTTGAATTTCTGGCTGACCATGATTTCCCTCCATTCGATAGGAGCTTCCAGATGTATATGAAAGGAACGTTCCATATCGCGGGTAATTGCTACGCCGCCACGGCCGATAATGATTACATGCCCTTTGCTTGCAAGGGCCATGATTACCTCGGCTATGGTTTTTTTTATTCTCCGGTCGCTTTTATAATATTTCGAAGCATGCGATTGCAAAATATCCCCAAACATGCCCCGAGATTCATAATTAAAGACATATTCAATATTGACCGGGTCGATGTTAAGCTCCTTGGCCGACTCGTACAGCAATTCCTTGCTGATCCATTTCCAGAGGGGCTCTTTACCTTTGGAAACGCGCATTTCGTTTAGTAATTCGCAAACACGTTGTGCTATCTTTTTTGCAGGACAGCCCACCAGCCGGGATATGGTAATTACCGGGCCCGGTTCGGTCTGTTTGGGTACAAGAGTCTTTTTGTACCTTTCAGACATGTATTTTTGCAGATCACCATCCATAATTTCCCGAATAATGTGATGAATAATAACTAAATATACAAAAAAAAATTGAATATTAGCTGGTTTTGGAGGACTATTAATATAGAATCACTCTCTCTTTGGAGAGCCTTTTCTTGCAATCATTCAATACCATGTATTTATCCTGGAGTTCTTCTATTTCTTCCAAGTCTTTTTCTTCCTGTGCGCGGATAAGTTGATTTTGGGTCTGGCGTAATACTGTTAAAATTTTTTGGTTTTTGAAGGACATGATGGTATCGAGTACCCATTTTTTTAAGGTATCGTCAAAAAGAATGTCTACTTTCC
This genomic window from Bacteroidota bacterium contains:
- a CDS encoding cytidylate kinase-like family protein; translated protein: MDGDLQKYMSERYKKTLVPKQTEPGPVITISRLVGCPAKKIAQRVCELLNEMRVSKGKEPLWKWISKELLYESAKELNIDPVNIEYVFNYESRGMFGDILQSHASKYYKSDRRIKKTIAEVIMALASKGHVIIIGRGGVAITRDMERSFHIHLEAPIEWREIMVSQKFNLNMEEARKYALEIDKKRQEFREFFQGKKDDYSLYDLKLNCMTLSVEETSQIIAKAIELRNLY